A genomic stretch from Solanum stenotomum isolate F172 chromosome 8, ASM1918654v1, whole genome shotgun sequence includes:
- the LOC125873857 gene encoding uncharacterized protein LOC125873857, with protein MTPSSSTAPLPPRSAASAVASRPPLTQAAILRIGHLAHFTDRRASGLEATVPEMVERALIAVVTPLGVCIDALATMIVMCERGQGATDEVTTLKAAIAELRKDVDQLKSTDMSMIFGTMEIPDIPANCDVPSATTRDVV; from the coding sequence ATGACTCCAAGTTCTTCTACTGCTCCCCTGCCTCCTAGGTCTGCTGCTAGTGCTGTTGCTTCTCGACCTCCACTCACTCAAGCTGCGATACTACGGATAGGGCATCTAGCCCATTTTACTGATAGACGTGCCTCCGGGCTTGAGGCTACAGTCCCTGAGATGGTTGAGAGGGCCCTTATTGCTGTTGTGACACCTTTAGGTGTGTGTATTGATGCCCTTGCGACAATGATAGTGATGTGTGAGCGAGGCCAGGGGGCCACTGATGAGGTGACGACCCTAAAGGCCGCAATTGCTGAGTTGAGGAAAGACGTAGACCAGCTGAAGTCCACAGATATGTCTATGATTTTTGGGACTATGGAGATCCCCGATATACCAGCTAACTGTGATGTGCCTTCGGCTACCACCAGAgatgtggtttga